Proteins from one Ramlibacter sp. PS4R-6 genomic window:
- a CDS encoding VOC family protein: MTRPFKVLGIQQVAIGGPDKERLRKLWVEMFGLEVTGTFRSERENVDEDICAIGTGPFKVEVDLMQPLDAAKKPAVHQTPLNHVGLWIDDLPKAVEWLSRHGVRFAPGGIRKGAAGFDICFVHPKGSEESPVGGEGVLIELVQAPPEVISAFERLALTWS, from the coding sequence ATGACACGCCCCTTCAAGGTCCTCGGCATCCAGCAGGTCGCCATCGGCGGCCCCGACAAGGAGCGACTGCGCAAGCTGTGGGTGGAGATGTTCGGGCTGGAAGTGACGGGCACGTTCCGCAGCGAGCGCGAGAACGTCGACGAGGACATCTGCGCCATCGGCACCGGCCCGTTCAAGGTGGAGGTGGACCTGATGCAGCCGCTGGATGCGGCGAAGAAGCCGGCGGTGCACCAGACGCCGCTGAACCACGTCGGCCTGTGGATCGACGACCTGCCCAAGGCCGTCGAATGGCTGAGCCGGCATGGCGTGCGTTTCGCTCCGGGCGGCATACGAAAGGGTGCAGCGGGCTTCGACATCTGCTTTGTGCACCCGAAAGGCAGCGAGGAGAGCCCGGTCGGCGGCGAGGGTGTGCTGATCGAGCTGGTGCAGGCGCCGCCGGAAGTGATTTCGGCCTTCGAGCGCCTGGCCCTGACGTGGAGCTGA